A portion of the Magnetovibrio sp. genome contains these proteins:
- a CDS encoding ion transporter: protein MSAPLSLRARIGAVVDHPRVQYFIMAIIVLNAISLGMETSGVLTAKYGAYLLAFDVFALSVFCVEIAAKLAHRGLRFFKDGWNVFDFLVVAIALVPASGPLAVLRAMRILRALRLLTVVPAMKRVVGALISALPGMGSVFSIIFLVFYVAAVLTTNFFGETFPDWFGTIGASLYTLFQVMTLESWSMGIVRPVMEVHPYAWLFFVPFIMITTFAIVNLFIGIIVDAMQSQHTVEQEVLHAENKELLAGEDAILAEIRALREEVRALRKQG from the coding sequence ATGTCTGCCCCCCTTTCCCTGCGTGCGCGCATCGGCGCCGTCGTCGATCATCCCCGCGTTCAGTATTTCATCATGGCGATTATCGTGCTCAACGCGATCAGCTTGGGCATGGAAACGTCGGGTGTTCTGACCGCCAAGTATGGCGCCTATCTGCTCGCCTTCGATGTGTTCGCGTTGAGTGTGTTTTGCGTCGAAATCGCCGCCAAACTGGCACACCGGGGACTGCGGTTCTTCAAGGACGGCTGGAACGTCTTCGATTTTCTGGTGGTGGCGATCGCGCTGGTGCCCGCATCCGGGCCGTTGGCGGTGCTGCGCGCCATGCGCATCTTGCGCGCGCTGCGCTTGCTGACCGTGGTGCCGGCGATGAAACGCGTGGTGGGGGCGCTGATTTCGGCGCTGCCGGGCATGGGTAGCGTGTTTTCCATCATCTTTTTGGTCTTTTACGTCGCCGCCGTGCTGACCACCAATTTCTTTGGGGAAACCTTCCCCGATTGGTTCGGCACCATAGGCGCGTCGCTCTACACTCTGTTCCAGGTGATGACCCTGGAAAGCTGGTCGATGGGCATCGTGCGCCCGGTGATGGAGGTCCATCCCTATGCCTGGCTGTTCTTCGTGCCGTTCATCATGATCACCACGTTCGCCATCGTGAACCTGTTCATCGGCATCATCGTCGACGCCATGCAATCCCAGCACACCGTCGAGCAAGAGGTCCTGCATGCCGAAAACAAGGAGCTACTGGCGGGCGAGGATGCGATTCTGGCCGAGATCAGGGCCCTGCGCGAAGAGGTCCGAGCCTTGCGTAAGCAAGGATAA
- a CDS encoding PAS domain S-box protein → MNFASRAVRIVKSFLIALWVMSATVYALSANNVDADDTQSANILMLSSWHPDMPWQKAFENGMDVGFAGATKQYNIFYEYLDAGRFGEGARLQSFHDYLIEKYKGSGIDLVISESRPAANFLLSRPNFMPTAKRLLVDPGLEVQGNHIISVNEDFGGAIREMISVSAPRNVYVVTDTLTPSNEKRLAGFKTAFTKFGSGAEPHYLTNLPMAELLDTVSSLPKNSTIFFLLLFQDGSGRPYIPYEAARLISERANAPVFTHWGTLVGSGVLGGYILSGQNVGIIASTTAQSLAQGEEPRVDPNTAFRRVYDWRQMDRWGIGKSAVDGADIVFAQPSIIEQYKWEIFTTLLVTVVMFILSVSLIVINRKRQQALLDLKRERQSLEARVAERTAELQESERRIRNFMDTTLDAVIVIDDQGLIQEFNAAAEQIFAYGRDEVIGKTINTLMPQADAYVHDGYLKKSYATSPRRMAGGRRVFGKRKNGSEIPIEVTVGATIFNGRRHFVGVVRDVTERNRGEEMLKQQTERLVSSQEIARVGSWDWDILTGDLQWTNETYNIFGRSSMDFAATYENFLECVHPEDRETVTHAIQDSVDNDAPYDIDHRIALPDGATLYVQQRGKVFRDDNGRAVRMLGVVHDITERKSLEIAKSEFVSTVSHELRTPLTSIKGALGLVVSGALGDIPHKALRMVSIANNNAERLIALVNDILDLEKLQSNKMDMHFEDLDISALVIEGVQANEGFSLENKVLFEIIEPLPNVKVHCDRNRILQVLTNLLSNAAKFSPEESVVHISVENTDGFACVKVADKGPGIPETHREIIFDRFTQIDATDFRNKGGSGLGLSICKSIIDLHNGEISFDTAPGSGTTFYFTLPHTK, encoded by the coding sequence ATGAACTTTGCTTCCCGAGCGGTACGCATCGTGAAATCGTTTCTCATCGCTCTATGGGTGATGAGCGCGACGGTTTACGCCTTGTCTGCAAATAACGTTGATGCCGATGATACGCAAAGCGCGAACATCTTAATGTTGAGTTCGTGGCACCCGGACATGCCGTGGCAAAAAGCGTTTGAGAACGGGATGGATGTTGGGTTCGCAGGGGCAACCAAGCAGTACAATATATTTTACGAGTACTTAGACGCTGGTAGATTTGGCGAAGGTGCACGCCTGCAAAGTTTTCATGATTACCTAATTGAAAAATATAAAGGTTCCGGAATAGATCTGGTCATATCCGAAAGCCGACCTGCGGCAAACTTCCTACTCTCTCGTCCAAACTTCATGCCAACGGCCAAGCGGCTTTTGGTCGATCCAGGCCTGGAGGTTCAAGGCAATCATATCATTTCCGTCAACGAAGACTTTGGAGGCGCAATCCGGGAAATGATATCCGTTTCAGCGCCTCGAAATGTTTATGTTGTGACGGACACATTGACCCCCAGCAACGAAAAACGGCTGGCGGGTTTCAAGACTGCCTTTACAAAGTTCGGAAGTGGCGCAGAGCCCCACTATTTGACCAACCTGCCAATGGCGGAATTACTCGATACGGTATCGAGCTTGCCGAAGAACAGTACGATTTTTTTCTTGTTGTTGTTTCAAGACGGTAGCGGTCGCCCGTACATCCCGTATGAAGCGGCACGCCTAATATCCGAACGTGCCAACGCGCCGGTCTTTACGCACTGGGGCACCCTAGTCGGCAGTGGCGTTTTAGGGGGCTACATATTATCCGGACAAAATGTCGGGATCATCGCATCCACTACCGCCCAGTCCCTTGCCCAAGGTGAAGAGCCTCGCGTCGATCCCAACACAGCCTTTCGCCGTGTCTACGATTGGCGCCAGATGGATCGATGGGGTATTGGCAAAAGTGCCGTTGATGGGGCCGATATCGTGTTTGCTCAGCCCTCCATAATCGAACAGTACAAATGGGAAATATTTACGACCCTCTTGGTGACGGTCGTGATGTTTATCCTCTCAGTGTCGTTGATTGTCATTAACCGCAAACGCCAACAGGCCCTTTTGGACTTAAAACGCGAGCGGCAAAGCCTGGAAGCCCGGGTAGCGGAAAGAACTGCGGAACTGCAAGAAAGCGAACGGCGCATCCGCAATTTCATGGATACGACACTTGATGCCGTGATCGTGATCGACGATCAGGGATTGATCCAGGAGTTCAACGCAGCAGCCGAACAAATTTTTGCTTACGGACGTGACGAAGTCATCGGCAAAACCATCAACACATTGATGCCCCAAGCGGATGCATATGTGCATGACGGATATCTCAAAAAATCGTACGCGACATCGCCCCGCCGAATGGCCGGTGGTCGCCGTGTTTTCGGCAAACGAAAAAACGGCTCCGAAATTCCCATCGAGGTGACCGTAGGGGCAACCATATTCAATGGCAGGCGGCATTTCGTCGGCGTCGTTCGGGACGTGACCGAGCGCAATCGAGGCGAAGAGATGCTGAAACAACAGACGGAACGATTGGTCAGCTCGCAGGAAATCGCCCGCGTCGGCTCCTGGGATTGGGACATTCTGACCGGTGACCTGCAATGGACCAATGAAACTTACAATATTTTCGGCCGCTCCAGCATGGACTTCGCTGCGACATATGAAAATTTCCTGGAATGCGTTCACCCCGAAGACCGCGAAACCGTGACCCACGCCATTCAAGATAGTGTGGACAATGATGCGCCGTATGACATCGATCACCGCATCGCCCTCCCCGACGGGGCCACCCTTTATGTGCAGCAACGTGGCAAGGTTTTCCGTGATGATAATGGGCGCGCCGTGCGCATGCTGGGCGTGGTCCACGACATCACCGAACGAAAAAGCCTGGAGATCGCAAAGTCCGAATTCGTTTCGACCGTGAGTCACGAGTTGCGCACGCCGCTCACTTCGATCAAAGGGGCTCTCGGGTTGGTCGTGTCCGGCGCCTTAGGCGACATTCCGCATAAAGCCCTAAGAATGGTTTCCATCGCCAACAACAATGCCGAGCGGTTGATCGCCTTAGTCAACGATATCTTGGACTTGGAAAAACTTCAATCCAACAAAATGGATATGCATTTTGAAGATCTGGACATTTCTGCACTGGTGATTGAAGGCGTTCAGGCCAACGAAGGCTTTTCGCTGGAAAACAAGGTTCTTTTCGAAATCATTGAGCCGCTGCCGAACGTAAAGGTGCATTGCGATAGAAATCGGATTTTGCAGGTGCTGACGAACCTGTTGTCGAACGCCGCTAAGTTTTCCCCGGAAGAGAGCGTGGTGCATATTTCGGTCGAAAACACTGACGGCTTCGCGTGTGTGAAGGTTGCGGACAAAGGGCCGGGCATTCCCGAAACGCATCGCGAGATCATTTTTGACCGGTTCACGCAAATTGATGCAACGGACTTCCGCAACAAAGGCGGATCGGGCCTGGGGCTGAGTATTTGCAAATCCATCATTGATTTGCACAATGGCGAAATCAGTTTCGATACGGCACCCGGTTCAGGCACAACGTTTTATTTTACGTTGCCGCACACCAAATAA
- a CDS encoding MBOAT family protein gives MLFNSYVFLFAFLPLTYLGWLAISRISGKAAIAWLALASLVYYGWSSTTFLAIFLFSFAVNAACVGSLDRLKDGRWRWMISFAGITFNLTMIGYFKYKDFFLTAFTGGMEQDFSLYKIALPIGISFYTFQQIAYIVDAYRRVVTGYSVINHLLFISFFPQLIAGPIVHHKEMMPQFARPEMRRKMLNLGIGLSIFAVGLFKKTVIADGIAHWADPAFAQVADGHVLTFAEAWIGALAYSFQLYFDFSAYSDMALGLARMFGITLPLNFNSPYKAKNIVDFWRRWHMTLSRFLRDYLYFPLGGNRKGVSRRYANLITVMVIGGLWHGAGWTFVFWGFLHGIYLMINNLWRTAMTALGLSSVCDKHLYRLAAWAITFVAVVSAWVPFRASSISSASNMLKSMYGLQGGPVGESVWLQVVQLRNGIAGIYDIIWVALSGQYSHVDRFNADLSYDMGLAALLYCAAIAFFMPNTYDLFFRYCPAITEKRRHAAGRGTARLTPAWAFGFAAIMLIAVLQFPRVSPFLYFQF, from the coding sequence ATGCTTTTTAATTCTTATGTTTTCCTCTTTGCCTTTTTACCCCTGACCTACCTGGGGTGGCTGGCGATCAGTCGTATCAGCGGTAAAGCTGCGATCGCTTGGCTGGCTTTGGCTTCACTGGTTTATTACGGCTGGTCGAGTACAACCTTTTTGGCCATCTTTCTTTTTTCCTTCGCCGTCAATGCGGCATGCGTGGGCAGTCTTGATCGATTGAAGGACGGTCGATGGCGATGGATGATTTCTTTTGCCGGGATCACGTTCAACCTCACCATGATTGGCTATTTCAAATACAAAGATTTCTTCCTGACCGCATTCACGGGCGGCATGGAGCAAGATTTCAGTCTTTATAAAATCGCCCTGCCAATCGGCATTTCGTTCTACACATTCCAGCAAATCGCCTACATCGTCGATGCCTATCGCCGGGTCGTTACCGGGTATTCAGTGATCAATCACCTTTTGTTTATTTCCTTTTTTCCCCAATTGATCGCCGGGCCGATTGTCCATCATAAGGAAATGATGCCCCAGTTCGCGCGCCCGGAAATGCGCCGTAAAATGCTCAATTTAGGGATTGGCCTCAGCATATTCGCCGTTGGCCTGTTCAAGAAAACCGTCATTGCCGATGGTATCGCGCACTGGGCGGACCCGGCCTTCGCACAGGTTGCAGACGGTCACGTTCTGACCTTCGCCGAGGCCTGGATTGGCGCGTTGGCGTATTCGTTCCAACTCTATTTCGATTTCTCTGCCTATTCGGACATGGCGCTGGGACTCGCGCGCATGTTCGGGATTACTCTACCCTTGAACTTCAATTCCCCGTACAAAGCGAAAAACATCGTCGATTTCTGGCGGCGCTGGCATATGACACTGTCACGGTTTTTGCGCGACTACCTGTACTTTCCCTTAGGCGGAAACCGCAAAGGGGTGTCGCGTCGTTATGCCAACCTCATTACGGTAATGGTGATCGGCGGCCTATGGCATGGCGCGGGGTGGACCTTTGTGTTCTGGGGATTTCTGCACGGAATTTACCTAATGATTAACAACCTATGGCGCACGGCTATGACGGCACTTGGGTTATCATCAGTTTGCGATAAGCATCTTTACCGCTTGGCGGCATGGGCTATTACCTTTGTCGCTGTGGTCTCGGCCTGGGTTCCGTTTCGTGCCAGCAGCATTTCTTCCGCGTCGAACATGTTAAAATCCATGTATGGGCTTCAGGGTGGACCTGTCGGGGAGTCCGTCTGGTTACAGGTGGTGCAACTTAGAAACGGTATTGCAGGAATCTACGACATTATTTGGGTGGCGCTGTCGGGACAGTATTCACACGTTGATCGCTTTAACGCGGACCTCTCATACGATATGGGATTGGCGGCCCTACTCTATTGCGCCGCCATCGCGTTTTTCATGCCCAACACCTACGACCTCTTTTTCCGCTACTGCCCTGCCATCACCGAAAAGCGCCGACATGCCGCAGGGCGCGGCACAGCGCGGCTTACCCCCGCATGGGCCTTTGGCTTTGCAGCCATAATGCTGATTGCGGTGCTACAATTCCCTCGCGTTTCTCCATTTTTGTATTTCCAGTTTTAG
- a CDS encoding caspase family protein produces the protein MLSRRQFMTTTALASVGAVASQTAFAQVFGSVSEIITGVVSSAISEAISANVREVLGATMSVAPEKVAVMTGVAVGNAATAAAGGGEASRMVTSHDDGSLTLWDLREGRQIKRLENLHNGPVNAVSMSENGGVAVSAGRDGKAQVVSSSTGKVMTSLSSADATAATAVAVSASGKTVVTGHDDGSVRVWDAANGNVISQSKPSNAAIGAVALSKDETKVLVGDAKGQIVASDAKTGKAQQQIATAHGKAVTFIEESPSGDGFVTAGADGMVKSWKAGEKTAAKELKLNAPVTSASLDPKSDRLAVGDDKGGITVVDLKQSAVTSTAKGAEAHVGAVAFGGADNVVHTVAEDGIMNVVDVAQKKQPTRVVTTTDGWAAVDGDSGAFVGDGDALAAVQWGAQDLSFELDQFGESHYEPAVLAMAFEGQSVEPVNAAKTEAPKLSVAFSTPPIVTIADPEENATTDSESYEVVVEAGNLGGGIKEVRLFHNDRMVAKEVLDDEDQETFSHTFEVKLTPGDNKFRTVALSRDMIESKPAKVQVAYSGAERKSTLHVVTIGINAYRNPALALNYGVPDAMGIEQFFASQPRSLFKDIKTYKVLDKQATKPGIRATLEGLKGISPDDVLVVYLAGHGDSIGETWYFMPYDVVYPEREDHVREKGITSLELEEWISEVPAQKVVMLMDACKSGAALTRTRGFEERKALSRLSRASGMHIIAAAAKDQFAVEFEQLGHGAFTYTLLDAMKGAADEGKRSDGIVSIREINRYIEDQLPELSEQNGNPPQFPVISSRGTDFPLAVKV, from the coding sequence ATGTTAAGCCGTCGTCAATTTATGACCACCACCGCTTTGGCTTCCGTGGGAGCCGTTGCGTCGCAAACGGCGTTTGCGCAAGTGTTTGGCAGCGTTTCCGAAATCATCACCGGTGTCGTGTCATCCGCCATCAGCGAAGCCATCAGCGCCAACGTGCGCGAAGTGCTCGGCGCGACGATGTCCGTTGCGCCGGAAAAAGTTGCCGTGATGACGGGGGTCGCCGTCGGCAATGCCGCCACCGCCGCCGCAGGCGGGGGCGAGGCTTCGCGCATGGTGACCAGTCACGATGACGGTTCGTTGACGCTTTGGGATCTGCGTGAAGGTCGGCAGATCAAGCGGCTTGAGAATTTACACAACGGTCCCGTGAACGCCGTCAGCATGTCCGAAAACGGCGGTGTGGCGGTGTCGGCGGGACGCGACGGCAAGGCCCAGGTGGTCAGCAGTTCGACCGGTAAGGTTATGACGTCGTTGTCGAGCGCCGATGCCACGGCTGCGACCGCCGTTGCGGTTTCCGCATCCGGCAAAACCGTGGTCACCGGACACGACGACGGCAGCGTGCGCGTATGGGACGCAGCCAACGGCAATGTCATCTCGCAATCCAAGCCGTCGAATGCTGCGATCGGTGCGGTGGCGTTGTCCAAGGATGAAACCAAGGTTTTGGTCGGTGACGCGAAGGGACAAATCGTTGCCTCCGACGCCAAGACCGGCAAGGCGCAACAACAAATCGCCACGGCCCACGGCAAAGCCGTGACGTTCATTGAAGAGAGCCCGTCAGGCGACGGGTTCGTGACCGCAGGCGCCGACGGCATGGTGAAGTCGTGGAAAGCCGGCGAGAAAACAGCGGCCAAAGAGCTTAAGCTCAACGCGCCGGTCACGTCCGCATCGCTTGATCCCAAGAGCGATCGCTTGGCGGTCGGTGACGACAAGGGCGGCATCACCGTGGTCGATCTCAAACAAAGTGCAGTCACCAGTACCGCCAAAGGCGCCGAAGCGCATGTCGGCGCAGTGGCGTTTGGCGGCGCCGACAATGTGGTTCACACGGTAGCTGAAGACGGCATCATGAACGTCGTTGACGTCGCGCAGAAGAAACAACCCACCCGCGTCGTCACGACCACCGACGGCTGGGCCGCCGTGGACGGCGACAGCGGTGCGTTCGTCGGTGACGGCGATGCCCTGGCGGCAGTGCAGTGGGGCGCGCAGGATTTGTCGTTCGAACTCGATCAATTCGGCGAAAGTCATTATGAGCCTGCCGTTTTGGCAATGGCCTTTGAAGGACAAAGCGTCGAACCGGTGAACGCGGCGAAAACTGAGGCGCCGAAACTGTCGGTCGCGTTCAGCACCCCGCCGATCGTGACGATCGCCGATCCGGAAGAAAACGCAACGACCGACAGCGAAAGTTACGAGGTGGTTGTAGAGGCCGGTAACTTGGGCGGCGGCATCAAAGAAGTCCGCCTGTTCCACAATGACCGCATGGTCGCAAAAGAAGTCCTCGACGATGAGGATCAAGAAACCTTCAGCCATACCTTCGAGGTCAAGCTCACCCCGGGCGACAATAAGTTCCGCACCGTGGCGCTGAGCCGCGACATGATCGAAAGCAAACCGGCCAAGGTTCAGGTCGCCTATAGCGGCGCGGAGCGTAAAAGCACCCTGCATGTCGTAACCATAGGCATCAACGCCTATCGCAACCCGGCATTGGCCTTGAATTACGGCGTGCCGGATGCGATGGGGATCGAGCAGTTCTTCGCCAGCCAGCCGCGCTCGTTGTTCAAAGACATCAAAACCTACAAGGTGCTCGACAAGCAGGCCACCAAACCGGGAATCCGGGCTACGCTTGAGGGCTTGAAGGGCATTTCGCCCGATGATGTGTTGGTGGTGTATCTTGCCGGTCACGGTGATTCCATCGGCGAAACGTGGTACTTCATGCCTTACGACGTGGTCTATCCGGAACGTGAAGATCATGTGCGCGAAAAGGGCATCACATCGCTTGAGCTGGAAGAATGGATCAGTGAAGTTCCGGCGCAAAAGGTCGTCATGCTGATGGACGCCTGCAAATCCGGCGCGGCGTTGACGCGTACCCGCGGGTTCGAGGAACGCAAGGCGCTGAGCCGGCTGTCGCGGGCATCGGGCATGCACATCATCGCCGCCGCCGCCAAGGACCAGTTTGCAGTGGAATTCGAACAATTGGGTCATGGCGCATTTACCTATACGTTGCTGGATGCCATGAAAGGCGCCGCCGACGAAGGCAAGCGCAGCGACGGCATCGTCAGCATTCGCGAAATCAACCGCTACATCGAAGACCAACTGCCGGAACTGAGCGAACAGAACGGCAATCCGCCGCAGTTCCCGGTGATCAGCTCGCGCGGCACAGACTTCCCCTTGGCGGTCAAGGTATGA
- a CDS encoding adenylate/guanylate cyclase domain-containing protein codes for MGQKPTSSVRAMQGAIIVLSTVLALLMPRYVNIVAVAENWASDVRFALFNPIAEPHDEVVILAITEDTLSQLPYRSPVDREMLAGVLERLKDYGVKAVGLDILFDQPTEADKDAHLKRVLEEYPVPVVTGWTDQKTGLSEAQFAFQSSYLENVSAGYSNLFKDPVDGTVRNAFVGREEGGYYRESFATLIAQRLGHDVPREGFRIRYLSPPDENTPVFAQYPIHALAFLPPAWFKDKVVMIGGDLPFGDRHRTPFAATEGVALGTTPGVIIQAHILAQLLDGEWREIETLPFEIAIAAVLGLVAVVIGLSSAPMVIRIAISLGIVAVSWVGAVLAFMHFAAMLPIISPTLSFGIALTMAISYAVRLQKQQTDYIHDAFSHYLSPDMVRELVEHPDALRLGGEKKEMTLLFSDIRGFTTLSERLTPEELVSLLNRILTPLTGAILDHKGTVDKYMGDAIMAFWNAPLNDPDHALNACLASLELKRLLNQLNDELEREAQQAGREFIKVRMGVGVNTGDCIAGNIGSKQRFDYSALGDTVNTASRLEGQSKTYGVDIVIGEDTAAKSPSLAVLDIDIIRVVGKNKGVRIFALLGDVSVADTNEFQALAAAHAAMIDAYRGQRFADAADHLQNLETLGASFELDKLYALYRKRIDELTANPPAADWDGVYVAQSK; via the coding sequence GTGGGGCAAAAACCGACTTCTTCCGTGCGCGCCATGCAAGGGGCGATCATCGTCTTGTCAACGGTGCTCGCCCTGCTCATGCCGCGTTACGTGAATATCGTTGCAGTGGCTGAAAACTGGGCGTCGGACGTACGCTTCGCACTGTTCAACCCAATTGCCGAGCCCCATGACGAGGTTGTCATCCTCGCCATCACCGAAGACACGCTTTCGCAATTGCCATACCGTTCGCCGGTTGACCGGGAAATGCTGGCGGGGGTTTTGGAACGTCTGAAAGACTACGGCGTCAAGGCGGTAGGGCTCGATATCTTGTTCGATCAACCGACCGAAGCGGACAAGGACGCGCATCTCAAGCGCGTTTTGGAAGAATATCCCGTACCCGTGGTCACCGGCTGGACGGATCAAAAAACTGGATTGAGCGAGGCGCAATTCGCGTTTCAATCGTCCTATCTGGAAAACGTCAGCGCAGGCTATTCCAATCTGTTCAAAGACCCGGTCGACGGCACGGTGCGCAACGCTTTCGTCGGGCGTGAAGAGGGCGGGTATTACCGCGAAAGCTTCGCCACGCTGATCGCCCAGCGACTTGGTCACGACGTGCCACGTGAAGGCTTTCGCATTCGCTACCTCAGCCCGCCGGACGAAAACACCCCGGTGTTCGCCCAGTACCCGATCCACGCCTTGGCGTTTTTGCCACCCGCCTGGTTCAAGGACAAGGTGGTGATGATTGGTGGCGACTTGCCGTTCGGCGACCGCCATAGAACCCCGTTCGCCGCCACCGAAGGCGTGGCACTGGGGACCACCCCGGGCGTCATCATTCAAGCACACATTCTCGCCCAGTTGTTGGATGGCGAGTGGCGCGAAATCGAGACCTTGCCGTTTGAAATTGCGATCGCCGCCGTGTTGGGGTTGGTGGCGGTGGTGATCGGGCTGAGTTCGGCGCCAATGGTCATCCGCATCGCCATCAGCCTCGGTATCGTTGCAGTGTCGTGGGTGGGTGCGGTGTTGGCGTTCATGCATTTCGCCGCGATGCTGCCGATCATTTCTCCGACGTTGTCGTTTGGCATCGCGCTGACCATGGCGATCAGCTATGCGGTGCGGCTGCAAAAGCAGCAGACCGATTATATCCACGATGCGTTCAGTCATTACCTTTCGCCGGACATGGTGCGCGAACTTGTCGAACATCCCGACGCGTTGCGTCTGGGCGGTGAAAAAAAGGAAATGACCCTGCTGTTCAGTGACATTCGCGGCTTCACGACCTTGTCCGAACGCCTGACGCCGGAAGAATTGGTGTCGTTGCTCAATCGCATTCTGACCCCTTTGACGGGCGCCATTCTCGATCACAAAGGCACCGTGGACAAATACATGGGTGACGCCATCATGGCGTTTTGGAACGCACCGTTGAACGACCCCGACCATGCCCTAAACGCGTGCCTTGCGTCGCTGGAATTGAAGCGCCTGTTGAACCAACTCAACGACGAACTGGAACGCGAAGCGCAGCAGGCAGGGCGCGAATTCATCAAGGTGAGAATGGGTGTCGGGGTCAACACAGGCGATTGCATCGCAGGCAACATCGGTTCCAAACAGCGTTTCGATTATTCGGCCCTGGGCGATACGGTCAACACCGCGTCGCGCTTGGAGGGGCAGTCGAAAACCTATGGCGTCGACATCGTGATCGGCGAGGATACGGCCGCCAAATCGCCGAGCTTGGCGGTGTTGGACATCGACATCATTCGCGTCGTGGGCAAGAATAAGGGTGTGCGCATCTTTGCCTTGCTGGGCGATGTCAGCGTGGCGGACACGAACGAGTTTCAAGCCTTGGCTGCGGCGCACGCCGCCATGATCGATGCATATCGCGGGCAGCGCTTTGCTGACGCCGCGGACCACCTGCAAAACCTCGAGACACTGGGCGCATCTTTCGAACTGGATAAATTGTACGCTCTATATCGCAAGAGAATTGACGAACTGACTGCCAATCCACCCGCCGCCGATTGGGATGGGGTGTATGTGGCCCAAAGCAAATAA